A part of Bacillus rossius redtenbacheri isolate Brsri chromosome 1, Brsri_v3, whole genome shotgun sequence genomic DNA contains:
- the LOC134534825 gene encoding carbonic anhydrase-like: MAASALLLSGLATLVYAADWSYSGANGPDHWGATCRTGKRQSPVDLARSAAAEGHFHDLALSNYDQAVAVNVTNNGHTVRLDVEQPCSMLLAAGGLPGLFRLEQIHFHWPSEHTLDGNRWPLEIHLVHYDLKYSSIAEAVKYRWGVAVLAILCHEDELGGEALGPLLRAVGQVERQVGATTRLPQRQAPASFLPRDLARWYRYEGSLTTPGCDETVVWTVLRASLPVSRAQIAHFQRVLSKHGRLQANNRPLQPLNGRAVHLQDGPWNAAAAMPETRTAGLAALVALLAATL; this comes from the exons GGTTGGCAACTCTCGTATACGCCGCTGACTGGAGCTACTCGGGAGCGAACG GGCCGGACCACTGGGGGGCGACCTGTCGCACGGGCAAGAGGCAGTCTCCCGTGGACCTCGCCCgctccgccgccgccgagggACACTTCCACGACCTCGCGCTCTCCAACTACGACCAGGCGGTGGCCGTCAACGTCACCAACAACGGACACACAG TTCGCCTGGACGTGGAGCAGCCGTGCTCCATGCTGCTGGCGGCGGGCGGACTGCCGGGGCTCTTCCGACTGGAGCAGATACACTTCCACTGGCCGTCGGAGCACACCCTGGACGGCAACAG GTGGCCACTGGAAATTCATCTGGTTCACTACGACCTGAAATACTCCAGCATTGCAGAGGCCGTGAAATACCGATGGGGTGTTGCAGTTTTAGCAATTCTTTGCCAC GAGGACGAGCTGGGAGGCGAGGCGCTGGGCCCCTTGCTGCGCGCGGTGGGCCAGGTGGAGAGGCAGGTGGGCGCGACCACCAGGCTGCCGCAGAGGCAGGCGCCCGCCTCCTTCCTGCCGCGCGACCTCGCGCGCTGGTACCGCTACGAGGGCTCGCTCACCACCCCGGGCTGCGACGAGACCGTGGTGTGGACCGTGCTGCGCGCCTCGCTGCCCGTCTCCCGCGCCCAG ATCGCCCACTTCCAGCGGGTGCTGTCGAAGCACGGGCGGCTCCAGGCCAACAACCGGCCACTGCAGCCGCTCAACGGCCGCGCCGTGCACCTGCAAGATGGGCCGTGGAATGCGGCGGCCGCAATGCCCGAGACGAGAACCGCGGGGCTGGCGGCGCTGGTCGCGCTCCTGGCGGCGACACTCTAG